A window of the Vigna angularis cultivar LongXiaoDou No.4 chromosome 3, ASM1680809v1, whole genome shotgun sequence genome harbors these coding sequences:
- the LOC108320234 gene encoding nuclear transcription factor Y subunit B-1 isoform X1, with product MADAPSSPGGGGSHESGEHSPRSNFREQDRFLPIANISRIMKKALPANGKIAKDAKETVQECVSEFISFITSEASDKCQREKRKTINGDDLLWAMATLGFEEYVDPLKIYLASYREGDSKGSAKGGESSSKRDVYPNPNVQVENLAHQGSFSQGVNYTNSQPQGPPHMIVPMQGQE from the exons ATGGCCGATGCTCCCTCGAGTCCAGGCGGTGGCGGTAGCCACGAGAGCGGCGAGCACAGTCCCCGCTCCAATTTCCGCGAGCAGGACCGCTTCCTACCCATCGCCAACATCAGCCGCATCATGAAGAAAGCGCTTCCCGCCAACGGCAAAATCGCCAAGGACGCCAAGGAAACCGTGCAGGAATGCGTTTCCGAGTTTATCAGCTTCATCACCAGCGA AGCTAGCGATAAGTGCCAGCGAGAGAAGAGAAAGACCATTAACGGCGACGATTTACTTTGGGCTATGGCCACTTTAGGTTTCGAGGAATATGTTGATCCGCTCAAGATTTACCTTGCCTCTTACAGAGAG GGTGATTCAAAGGGTTCGGCCAAGGGTGGAGAGTCATCTTCTAAGCGAGATGTTTATCCTAATCCTAATGTCCAGGTGGAGAAT CTTGCTCATCAAGGTTCTTTCTCACAAGGTGTTAACTACACGAATTCTCAG CCCCAGGGTCCACCACATATGATTGTTCCCATGCAAGGCCAAGAGTAG
- the LOC108320234 gene encoding nuclear transcription factor Y subunit B-1 isoform X2 — protein MADAPSSPGGGGSHESGEHSPRSNFREQDRFLPIANISRIMKKALPANGKIAKDAKETVQECVSEFISFITSEASDKCQREKRKTINGDDLLWAMATLGFEEYVDPLKIYLASYREGDSKGSAKGGESSSKRDVYPNPNVQLAHQGSFSQGVNYTNSQPQGPPHMIVPMQGQE, from the exons ATGGCCGATGCTCCCTCGAGTCCAGGCGGTGGCGGTAGCCACGAGAGCGGCGAGCACAGTCCCCGCTCCAATTTCCGCGAGCAGGACCGCTTCCTACCCATCGCCAACATCAGCCGCATCATGAAGAAAGCGCTTCCCGCCAACGGCAAAATCGCCAAGGACGCCAAGGAAACCGTGCAGGAATGCGTTTCCGAGTTTATCAGCTTCATCACCAGCGA AGCTAGCGATAAGTGCCAGCGAGAGAAGAGAAAGACCATTAACGGCGACGATTTACTTTGGGCTATGGCCACTTTAGGTTTCGAGGAATATGTTGATCCGCTCAAGATTTACCTTGCCTCTTACAGAGAG GGTGATTCAAAGGGTTCGGCCAAGGGTGGAGAGTCATCTTCTAAGCGAGATGTTTATCCTAATCCTAATGTCCAG CTTGCTCATCAAGGTTCTTTCTCACAAGGTGTTAACTACACGAATTCTCAG CCCCAGGGTCCACCACATATGATTGTTCCCATGCAAGGCCAAGAGTAG